DNA from Candidatus Acidiferrales bacterium:
GCGAAAAATGCACTCGGCCTGTCGTTGGACCGCAGCGGGAAGGCTTGCTTTGCTGATGAGTTCCACGATAGCAGCGAGCGAACGCGGGGGCGGGCTGGCCTCCGCCTGGACGCGAACGAGGGTTGCCCGGAGATCGCCACGATGGACAGGTTCAGCAGACAGCCGCCAACCTCGAACGGGCAAGGCCAGCAGCGATTTTTCCAGATCGGCCAGGAGAACCCCGGCATCCACCAGCGCACCCAAGATCATGTCGCCAGCCACGCCCGAAGAACAGTCGAAGTAGCCGATACGCATCGAATCAACTCACCAGTTGCGGCAATATCTCGTCCGCTTTTCCGACGAAACTGTAGTCAGCGAGAGGGGTCAGGGCGGTTGGCTCAAAATTAATCTCGATGAGCTTCGCGCCCCGGTTTTTGGCCACCATGGGAAGCCCGGCTGCGGGGTAAACCGCGGCCGAAGTGCCAACCACCAAGAAGACCGCGCAAGATTCAGCCGCTTGCACAGCAGCCTGCCAAGCTGCAGGCGGCAAGGCCTCCCCGAACCAAACGACGCCAGGTCGCAAGAGCTCGCCGCAGGAACACCGAGGAGGAATTTCCGGCAAAGGCACCCGGCGGTCCGATTTGACCGCGCCACAGCGCTGGCAACGCAGCGTCCAGATATCGCCGTGGAGCTTGATGACATGGCGGCTCCCGGCAAGATCGTGCAGCCCATCCACATTCTGAGTGATGAGTGCAAAGCCGGGACAACGATTCTCGAGAAGAACCAGGGCTTCAT
Protein-coding regions in this window:
- a CDS encoding Sir2 family NAD-dependent protein deacetylase is translated as EALVLLENRCPGFALITQNVDGLHDLAGSRHVIKLHGDIWTLRCQRCGAVKSDRRVPLPEIPPRCSCGELLRPGVVWFGEALPPAAWQAAVQAAESCAVFLVVGTSAAVYPAAGLPMVAKNRGAKLIEINFEPTALTPLADYSFVGKADEILPQLVS